Within the Acidobacteriota bacterium genome, the region AGAGCTGAACACGGGAGGCACGATGCACGCCAATCGATTCACAGCGTTCGCCGTATCGCTCCTGGTCGCCGTCGGCGTCCTGGCGACCGCCGTCCAGGCCCAGCCGCTCGAATCCGGCGAGGGTCGGGCGAAGCTCGGGGTGGCCTTGCGCGCGTTGAACAGCACGGGCGTCTTCCTGTCGGTCGTGGCCCATCCCGACGACGAGAACAACGCGCTGCTGGCGCGTCTGTCGCAGGGAGAAGGCCACCGTACCGTGCTGCTCTCGGCAACACGCGGTGACGGAGGCCAGAACGAGATCGGCCCCGAGCTGTTCGACGCCCTGGCGGTGCTGCGGACCGAGGAGCTGCACGCCGCGCACCGCCTGGACGGCGCCGAGCAGTACTTCACGCGCGCCGTCGACTTCGGGTACTCCTTCAGCGTCGAGGAGACCTTCGAGCGGTGGGGTCGGGAGGAGATCCTCGGCGACTTCGTCCGGATGATTCGCACCATCCGGCCCGACGTCGTCTCCGCCATGTCGCCGGAGGGGCGCGGCGGCGGCCAGCATCACCAGGCG harbors:
- a CDS encoding PIG-L family deacetylase, with the translated sequence MHANRFTAFAVSLLVAVGVLATAVQAQPLESGEGRAKLGVALRALNSTGVFLSVVAHPDDENNALLARLSQGEGHRTVLLSATRGDGGQNEIGPELFDALAVLRTEELHAAHRLDGAEQYFTRAVDFGYSFSVEETFERWGREEILGDFVRMIRTIRPDVVSAMSPEGRGGGQHHQA